Sequence from the Halobaculum rubrum genome:
ACCAGCGCCGAGCCGTCCGGCTTGAGCACGAGCAGCCGCGCGCCCGGTCCCAACGAGGAGGCGGCGCGGCCGTCGTACTCGACCGTACAGGTGCCGAACAGCGTGACCAAGTCGCCGCGGTCGAACGCCGACTCCAGCTCCCACAGCGCCTCGCGGTGTGCCGGCTCGTGGAGCGTCGTCGCCGTCACCCCGACCACCGCCGTCTCGTGTTCACGTTGGAGGATCCGACACGGGCGAAAATAAGCGACGCGCTGACGACCGCTGCACCACACGTCGTGCGGGTCGACGCGCCGGGGTCGCCGCCGGGGTTGTCGCTGTCGCTATCGTCCGCGCCGTCGCTGACGAGCGACCGAAGTCCCGTCGCGTTCGGACGGACCGAACGGCACGGCGGTCGCTCGCTGTCGGGTGAAAAACGGTGAAAACTGCGGTACGGTCTCTCGACCGACTCGTCGGAACCTTACAGGCGCTGCAGGTTCTTCGCGCGGGGGCCCTTCTCGGCCTCCTCGATGTCGAACTCGACTTCCTGCCCTTCCTCAAGGTCAGGACCGCCAACGTCCTCCATGTGGAAGAACACGTCCTCGTCCGCGTCCTCAGTCTCGATGAATCCGTAGCCGCCGGTGTCGTTGAAGAAGTCGACCTTCCCAGTTGCCATACACGGTACGAGCGGCGGGCAACGGTTAACCCTTCCGAGTCATCGGTGCGCGTGTGAACGACCCACTCGCGTCGGCGAATTCGCGTCCGTGCGGGACACGAACAGCCCGTTCGTTGCGATTCGGCCGGTGCCGACCCCGCGATCAGTCGACGACGACGTCCTCCTCGAGGACGACGCGCTCGGCGGCGTCCATGTCGGCGAACGTCTCGGC
This genomic interval carries:
- a CDS encoding cold-shock protein, which translates into the protein MATGKVDFFNDTGGYGFIETEDADEDVFFHMEDVGGPDLEEGQEVEFDIEEAEKGPRAKNLQRL